One Dunckerocampus dactyliophorus isolate RoL2022-P2 chromosome 18, RoL_Ddac_1.1, whole genome shotgun sequence genomic region harbors:
- the cntnap1 gene encoding contactin-associated protein 1, whose protein sequence is MMTCHILTLFLLCLAVRHCPSQKCVDPLVSGLYASSFLASSRYNFLYSANFAKLYGSSGWSPSPRDRQPWLQVDLGRKYRLRAIATQGTFNSYDWVTKYSLLYGDRPDSWTPYIMRGGNSTLPGNWNYYQVKRNVFHYAFTAKHIRLLPLAWNTENGGKIGVRLELFGCHYDSYVLQYNGDDSVVYAYPGKRSRTLNDHIAINFKTLEQDGLLLHSEGVQGDLFTLELKRGRLYLHISLGSSVIHKSDGRTTLVAGSLLDNLHWHYVTIKRSGRQVNFTVDSQTVTAICNGEFSHLDLDNKLYVGGVIEPNMPHLPTTPNFRGCLENVFINDINIIYKAKREEEDIIIPRKKKMHFACRDILLKPMTFAGPNNYLQVPGFFRRPRMFVKFKFRSWDYTGLLMFTRFADDLGALELGLSEGQINVTIFQPGKKKLQFAAGYRLNDGYWHSVDLAARDNLLTLTIDEEEGSPLKITNPFTIRTGDRYFFGGCPKTNNTIRKCETKLNRFHGCMQHIFIDNEQLDIDIILQRQWGRYAELLLGTCGITDRCSPNPCEHEGRCIQSWDDFICLCENTGYKGEVCHMSVYKESCEAYRLSGKYWSGNYTIDPDLSGPLKPFEVYCKMKSYKAWTVILHDRVDGTKVMGSSIDKPYIGDVNYWNASWDEVTALANTSMYCEQWVDYSCYKSRFLNTPNGRPFGYWIGRNNESHYYWGGTFREVQKCGCAINQTCIDPKYQCNCDADYRQWYSDKGYLDFRDHLPVRRVVIGDTNRTGSEAQFTVGPLRCHGDRNIWNTISFTKPANITFPTFKPGSSADISFHFKTYRYDSVFLENSDDHLRNFIRIELNTTHNIVFIFMVGDGIQNVTLRSPVPLNDNEWHFVQAEINVKLARIKVDYQPWAVRRFPSQTFVTMKFTNPLVVGSRNFTQKPFLGCLRGLRLNGVPLDLEGKVDEERGIRRNCTGQCLNATIPCRNSGQCIEGYASYTCDCNNTAFDGFYCHKDIGAHFELGSWLRYNVRKKPISDEAAWANWIDPHYDNFSLGYNDTADDIEFSFSTVYTPAVLLYISSFVHDYIAVVLKTDGSVDLRYKLGLITHKYELTRRNLADGYPHYINITRHNRTIKTQVDFMEPIVEKITLVEDARFDSPKSMFLGRVMEVGDIDYEIQRHNAPGFIGCISGVRYNVYAPLKALFRPNETDPPVTTQGYVSESNCGAFPPVLGYVPWEVDPWFTSIEYIYIHDDLGLFWIIVIVILALLLLLTGLYAIYVYAYQQKGSYRTNEPKNLESPSSSRPLTETLRRDKKSLGGIEE, encoded by the exons ATGATGACTTGCCacatattgactttattcctattgTGTTTGGCTGTGCGGCATTGCCCATCAC AAAAATGTGTGGACCCGCTGGTTTCTGGCTTGTATGCCTCGTCCTTCCTGGCCTCCTCCAGATATAACTTTCTCTACTCTGCCAATTTCGCCAAGTTGTATG GCAGCAGTGGCTGGTCGCCGTCGCCCAGAGATCGACAGCCATGGCTGCAGGTGGATCTGGGCAGAAAGTACCGCCTGAGGGCCATCGCCACCCAGGGCACCTTCAACTCGTACGACTGGGTCACCAAGTACAGTCTCCTCTACGGAGACAGGCCGGATTCCTGGACGCCGTACATCATGAGAGGAGGCAACTCT ACCCTGCCTGGAAACTGGAATTATTATCAGGTGAAGAGGAATGTCTTCCATTATGCCTTTACCGCGAAACACATTCGCCTGCTGCCTCTGGCATGGAACACGGAGAACGGAGGGAAGATTGGCGTGAGGCTGGAGCTGTTTGGATGCCATTATG ATTCCTATGTGCTGCAGTACAACGGGGACGACTCGGTGGTCTATGCGTACCCTGGGAAGAGGTCCCGCACACTCAATGACCACATTGCCATAAACTTTAAGACACTGGAGCAAGATGGACTGCTGCTACACAGCGAGGGGGTCCAGGGAGACCTCTTCACCCTCGAGCTGAAGAGAGGACGTCTCTACCTGCATATCAGCCTCG GAAGTAGTGTTATACACAAATCAGATGGCCGGACGACTCTGGTGGCTGGCAGCCTTCTGGATAATCTCCACTGGCACTATGTCACCATCAAGCGCTCGGGTCGACAGGTGAATTTCACCGTGGACAGCCAGACAGTGACGGCCATCTGTAACGGAGAGTTTAGCCACTTGGATCTGGACAATAAG TTGTATGTTGGTGGAGTGATAGAACCAAACATGCCTCACCTGCCCACCACCCCAAATTTCCGGGGCTGCCTGGAGAATGTCTTCATCAACGACATCAATATCATCTATAAGGCGAAGAGGGAAGAAGAGGACATCATTATACCAAGAAAG aaaaagatgcACTTCGCCTGCCGTGACATTCTCCTCAAACCGATGACCTTTGCCGGACCCAACAACTACCTGCAAGTGCCAGGCTTCTTCAGGAGGCCACGGATGTTTGTCAAGTTTAAGTTCCGCTCGTGGGACTACACAGGGCTGCTCATGTTCACGCGCTTCGCTGATGACCTCGGCGCCCTGGAGCTGGGTCTGAGTGAGGGTCAGATCAACGTGACCATCTTTCAACCCGGCAAGAAGAAATTGCAGTTTGCTGCAG GTTACAGGCTTAATGATGGTTACTGGCATTCAGTGGATTTGGCAGCCAGAGATAACCTCCTCACTCTCACAATTGACGAGGAGGAGGGTTCCCCGCTGAAGATCACCAACCCCTTCACCATACGCACAGGGGACCGCTACTTTTTTGGAG GATGTCCGAAAACCAATAACACAATACGGAAATGCGAGACCAAGCTAAACCGCTTCCACGGCTGCATGCAGCACATCTTCATAGACAACGAGcagcttgacattgacattaTCCTGCAGCGACAGTGGGGGCGCTATGCTGAACTGCTGTTAGGAACATGTGGCATCACCGACAG aTGTAGTCCCAATCCCTGTGAGCACGAAGGCAGATGCATCCAGTCCTGGGATGACTTCATCTGTCTGTGTGAAAACACTGGCTATAAAGGAGAAGTGTGTCATATGT CTGTTTATAAAGAGTCATGCGAGGCCTACAGGCTCAGTGGCAAGTACTGGTCCGGAAATTACACCATTGATCCGGATCTGAGTGGACCGCTGAAGCCATTTGAGGTGTACTGTAAAATGAAAT CCTACAAAGCTTGGACCGTGATCCTGCATGACCGTGTGGACGGCACCAAGGTGATGGGGAGTTCAATAGACAAGCCGTACATCGGCGACGTCAACTACTGGAATGCCTCCTGGGATGAAGTCACAGCCCTGGCCAACACCTCCATGTACTGCGAGCAGTGGGTGGACTACTCCTGCTATAAGTCCCGCTTCCTCAACACACCGa ATGGACGACCTTTTGGTTACTGGATTGGCCGCAACAATGAGAGTCATTATTACTGGGGTGGAACTTTCAGAGAGGTCCAAAAGTGCGGTTGTGCAATCAACCAAACCTGCATTGACCCCAAGTATCAATGCAACTGTGATGCAGACTACAGACAATG GTACTCTGATAAAGGCTACCTGGACTTTAGGGACCACCTTCCTGTCAGGAGGGTGGTGATTGGCGACACCAACAGGACCGGCTCAGAAGCACAGTTCACAGTAGGACCCCTTCGCTGCCACGGCGACA GAAACATCTGGAACACTATATCCTTCACTAAACCTGCCAACATCACCTTCCCGACCTTCAAGCCGGGCTCCAGTGCTGACATCTCGTTCCATTTCAAAACCTATCGATACGACTCTGTCTTCTTGGAGAACTCAGATGACCACCTTCGGAACTTTATTCGGATAGAGCTCAACA CCACCCATAACATTGTATTCATATTCATGGTGGGGGATGGGATCCAGAATGTGACCCTACGCTCCCCCGTACCACTCAATGATAACGAGTGGCACTTTGTCCAGGCTGAGATCAATGTGAAGCTGGCTCGGATCAAAGTCGACTACCAACCTTGGGCTGTCAGGCGTTTCCCAAGTCAGACTTTTGTCACCATGAAGTTCACCAATCCTCTTGTAGTAG GTTCACGCAACTTTACCCAAAAACCTTTTTTGGGTTGCCTCAGAGGGTTACGGTTGAACGGTGTTCCTCTGGATTTGGAAGGGAAGGTCGATGAAGAAAGAGGTATTAGAAGGAACTGTACAGGACAGTGTCTCAATGCGACCATACCGTGTCGCAACAGTGGACAGTGTATTGAAGGCTACGCCTCCTACACTTGTGACTGCAATAACACCGCCTTCGATGGGTTCTACTGCCATAAAG ACATTGGTGCCCACTTCGAGTTGGGCTCCTGGTTGAGGTACAATGTGCGAAAGAAGCCAATATCCGATGAGGCGGCTTGGGCCAACTggatcgacccacattacgaCAATTTCAGCTTGGGCTACAATGACACGGCGGATGATATTGAGTTCAGTTTCAGCACGGTCTACACGCCGGCTGTGCTGCTCTACATCAGCTCCTTCGTCCATGACTACATTGCTGTGGTCCTCAAGACCGATG GTAGCGTAGATCTAAGGTATAAACTGGGACTCATTACCCACAAGTACGAGCTGACTCGGAGAAACCTAGCAGATGGATACCCGCATTACATCAACATAACCAGACACAACAGGACCATCAAAACACAG GTGGATTTCATGGAGCCCATTGTGGAGAAGATCACTTTGGTGGAGGATGCAAGGTTTGACTCTCCAAAGTCCATGTTCCTGGGCAGAGTGATGG AGGTTGGAGACATTGACTACGAAATCCAGAGGCACAACGCCCCGGGCTTCATCGGCTGTATATCTGGAGTGAGATACAACGTCTACGCCCCCCTAAAGGCTCTCTTCCGGCCCAATGAAACGGATCCTCCAGTAACGACGCAAGGTTACGTCTCTGAGTCCAACTGTGGCGCCTTTCCTCCGGTCCTAGGATACGTCCCTTGGGAAGTAGATCCGTGGTTTACTAGCATAG AATATATATACATCCATGATGACCTAGGTCTGTTTTGGATAATAG TCATCGTCATCCtggcgctgctgctgctgctgacggGCCTGTATGCCATCTACGTATACGCGTACCAGCAGAAGGGCAGCTACCGCACCAACGAGCCCAAAAACCTGGAGTCCCCCAGCAGCTCCCGGCCGCTGACGGAAACCCTGAGACGGGATAAGAAGAGCCTGGGCGGAATAGAAGAGTAG